In Gaiellales bacterium, a single window of DNA contains:
- a CDS encoding cellulase family glycosylhydrolase — MRLAALAALGCALVLAAACGGSGGATDDGGVGSGPLPPPPPPVSTNKASDIVKPWVTTSGGRFVDQNGQPVILHGFDMSVGMSHLAPVAQQLGANMARVYVGWDAIQPEAPRNGHYRWDAKTLGKLDKIVAALRAVHINVLIDFHQFHWSPYFAQATCKAGKTVCRASGVPAWYYAGGRFPATRSGSSHAEAAFFTTEASRSQAYYSAFASMIAARYARDANVIGYEILNEPHPGKLGDTTEATNTMLRWQAGIRRAIQKVDPTRTVFIMCRGGGEGVGTADLKPFGSLDHMALDWHDYFNGLSGGLDAAGDNWVPSWADTHNQETSSYTGTEAAQARVLQVPLERAKSWGIPLLIGEWGFHTGAPGSDTYQQQMLDLFQKHGVSWTRWVLATGGGFALLNADDTPTPEADQLGAAMRATTATTP; from the coding sequence GTGAGGCTAGCCGCCCTCGCGGCGCTTGGCTGCGCACTGGTCCTGGCGGCCGCGTGCGGCGGCAGCGGCGGCGCCACGGACGACGGCGGCGTCGGCTCCGGCCCGCTGCCGCCTCCCCCGCCGCCGGTCAGCACGAACAAGGCCTCCGACATCGTCAAGCCGTGGGTGACGACGTCGGGCGGCAGGTTCGTCGACCAGAACGGGCAGCCGGTGATCCTGCACGGGTTCGACATGTCGGTCGGCATGTCGCATCTGGCCCCCGTGGCCCAGCAGCTGGGCGCGAACATGGCCCGCGTGTACGTCGGCTGGGACGCGATCCAGCCCGAGGCGCCCAGGAACGGCCACTACCGCTGGGACGCGAAGACGCTCGGCAAGCTCGACAAGATCGTCGCCGCGTTGCGGGCCGTGCACATCAACGTCCTCATCGACTTCCACCAGTTCCACTGGTCGCCCTACTTCGCGCAGGCGACCTGCAAGGCGGGCAAGACGGTCTGCCGGGCGAGCGGCGTGCCGGCCTGGTACTACGCCGGCGGCCGCTTCCCGGCGACGCGGAGCGGCTCGTCACACGCCGAGGCGGCCTTCTTCACGACCGAGGCGTCGCGCTCGCAGGCCTACTACTCCGCCTTCGCCAGCATGATCGCCGCCCGCTATGCCCGCGACGCCAACGTCATCGGCTACGAGATCCTGAACGAGCCGCACCCGGGCAAGCTGGGCGACACGACCGAGGCGACGAACACCATGCTGCGCTGGCAGGCCGGGATCCGCCGCGCCATCCAGAAGGTCGACCCCACCCGCACCGTCTTCATCATGTGCCGCGGCGGCGGCGAGGGCGTCGGCACGGCCGACCTGAAGCCGTTCGGCTCGCTCGACCACATGGCGCTCGACTGGCACGACTACTTCAACGGGCTCTCGGGCGGCCTCGACGCGGCCGGCGACAACTGGGTGCCGTCCTGGGCGGACACCCACAACCAGGAGACGTCGTCGTACACCGGCACCGAGGCGGCGCAGGCCCGGGTGCTCCAGGTGCCGCTCGAGCGGGCCAAGTCGTGGGGGATCCCGCTGCTCATCGGCGAGTGGGGATTCCACACCGGCGCGCCCGGGAGCGACACGTACCAGCAGCAGATGCTCGACCTGTTCCAGAAGCACGGCGTGAGCTGGACGCGCTGGGTGCTCGCCACCGGCGGTGGCTTCGCCCTCCTGAACGCCGACGACACGCCGACGCCCGAGGCCGACCAGCTCGGAGCGGCGATGCGCGCCACCACCGCCACCACGCCTTAG
- a CDS encoding polysaccharide biosynthesis C-terminal domain-containing protein, translating to MDEPAVAQRARTDDLKMVARGGSLNFIGAVANGLFQFALVVVVTRALTRNESGAFFEAIALFLILSNTAECGADTGLTRMIPSYRVSGRIGDVRRSLSVGLVPSFAAGVLLAAISFAFAAPLAAVFTNHRHQDAEAVATYIQVLAVFLPLSSAYTVAIAATRGFGTMVPNALLDRIAKSGAQTLAVAFAVLAGGGSFAVAVAWSLPIGIAFAITLLWLGRLVHRVERRERATKPPTDMRRLYREFWVFTAPRGLTGIFQVTTLWVGTLMVGSLMDTASASIYTASSRYLVAGSVVNLAIIQAIGPKLSELLTAGARERAQDVYQVATAWLMMMAWPMYIGLAVFAPLLLRVFKPQYVSGTSTLEILAIAMLVATGIGPVDMVLLMGGRSFWNLFNVIVALTVNIALGLLLIPQIGIVGAAIAWAGSLLVNNVAPLAEVRAFLKVHPFGRGFPVAAGASLLCYGVLGMALRLTMGTTIPALLICIVVGTAGYAWILWRFRDRVELVLLGGTLRTRRRRRAQPVTT from the coding sequence GTGGACGAGCCCGCGGTTGCACAGCGGGCGCGTACCGACGACCTCAAGATGGTCGCCCGGGGCGGGTCGCTCAACTTCATCGGAGCGGTCGCCAACGGGCTCTTCCAGTTCGCGCTGGTGGTCGTCGTCACGCGCGCGCTCACGCGCAACGAGTCGGGCGCCTTCTTCGAGGCGATCGCCCTCTTCCTGATCCTCTCCAACACGGCCGAGTGCGGTGCCGACACCGGGCTCACGCGCATGATCCCGAGCTACCGGGTGAGCGGCCGGATCGGGGACGTGCGCCGCAGCCTCAGCGTGGGGCTCGTCCCGTCGTTCGCGGCCGGCGTGCTGCTCGCGGCGATTTCCTTCGCCTTCGCGGCTCCGCTCGCGGCCGTCTTCACGAATCACCGCCACCAGGACGCCGAGGCCGTCGCGACGTACATCCAGGTGCTGGCGGTGTTCCTGCCACTTTCGTCCGCCTACACCGTGGCCATCGCGGCCACGCGCGGCTTCGGGACGATGGTGCCGAACGCGCTCCTCGACCGGATCGCGAAGTCCGGCGCGCAGACGCTCGCGGTCGCCTTCGCCGTGCTCGCCGGCGGCGGCAGCTTCGCGGTCGCAGTCGCGTGGAGCCTGCCGATCGGGATCGCGTTCGCGATCACGCTGCTGTGGCTGGGCCGGCTCGTCCACCGGGTCGAGCGGCGCGAGCGGGCGACGAAGCCGCCGACCGACATGCGCCGCCTCTACCGCGAGTTCTGGGTCTTCACCGCGCCGCGCGGGCTCACCGGCATCTTCCAGGTGACGACGCTGTGGGTCGGCACGCTGATGGTCGGGTCGCTGATGGACACCGCCAGCGCCTCGATCTACACGGCGTCCAGCCGGTACCTGGTCGCGGGCAGCGTCGTCAACCTGGCAATCATCCAGGCCATCGGCCCGAAGCTCTCCGAGCTCCTGACGGCCGGTGCGCGCGAGCGGGCACAGGACGTCTACCAGGTCGCGACCGCGTGGCTGATGATGATGGCCTGGCCGATGTACATCGGCCTGGCCGTGTTCGCGCCGCTCCTCCTGAGGGTTTTCAAGCCGCAGTACGTGAGCGGGACGTCGACGCTCGAGATCCTGGCGATCGCGATGCTCGTCGCCACCGGCATCGGGCCCGTCGACATGGTGCTCCTGATGGGCGGGCGCAGCTTCTGGAACCTCTTCAACGTCATCGTCGCCCTGACGGTCAACATCGCGCTCGGGCTCCTGCTCATCCCGCAGATCGGCATCGTCGGCGCGGCCATCGCCTGGGCGGGCAGCCTGCTCGTGAACAACGTCGCCCCGCTCGCCGAGGTGCGCGCGTTCCTCAAGGTGCACCCGTTCGGGCGCGGGTTCCCGGTCGCGGCCGGCGCCTCCCTGCTCTGCTACGGCGTGCTCGGGATGGCCCTCCGGCTGACGATGGGCACGACCATCCCGGCGCTCTTGATCTGCATCGTGGTCGGCACCGCCGGCTACGCGTGGATCCTGTGGAGGTTCCGCGACCGCGTCGAGCTCGTACTGCTCGGCGGCACGCTGCGCACGCGCCGGCGCCGCCGCGCCCAGCCGGTCACCACCTAG
- a CDS encoding sulfotransferase translates to MPRERGSKNDNYSRLPAPVITAGREAVTGWNMLTASQRPLPDFLIIGAQRSGTTSLYRYLLEHPQVMPAMPSKGVHYFDLHPDRSLRWYRAHFPTERARRAREHRHGGPVVTGEGSPYYLFHPHGPARAAAAVPQARVIAMLRDPVERAYSHYRQEYARGFEDAETFEEALDLEPSRLAGEREHMLADPTYASPAVQHHAYVARGEYVDQLAAWREHFPAEQMHVICAERFFSNPASTYAGVLRFLGLPDPPSAPGFKAYNARPAAGMAAETRERLERHYAEPNRRLEEFLGMRMGWPAGERDRAER, encoded by the coding sequence ATGCCGCGCGAACGGGGATCGAAGAACGACAACTACTCGCGCCTGCCCGCGCCGGTGATCACGGCGGGCCGGGAGGCGGTCACCGGCTGGAACATGCTGACCGCGTCGCAGCGGCCGCTGCCCGACTTCCTCATCATCGGCGCCCAGCGCAGCGGCACGACCTCGCTCTACCGCTACCTGCTCGAGCACCCGCAGGTGATGCCGGCGATGCCGAGCAAGGGCGTGCACTACTTCGACCTGCACCCCGACCGCTCCCTGCGCTGGTACCGGGCCCACTTCCCCACCGAGCGGGCGCGGCGGGCGCGTGAGCACCGCCACGGCGGCCCGGTCGTCACGGGCGAGGGCAGCCCCTACTACCTGTTTCATCCGCATGGCCCGGCCCGGGCGGCGGCGGCGGTGCCGCAGGCCCGCGTGATCGCCATGCTGCGCGACCCGGTCGAGCGGGCCTACTCGCACTACCGCCAGGAGTACGCGCGCGGGTTCGAGGACGCCGAGACGTTCGAGGAGGCGCTCGACCTGGAGCCGTCGCGCCTTGCCGGCGAGCGTGAGCACATGCTGGCCGACCCGACGTACGCCAGCCCGGCGGTGCAGCACCACGCCTACGTGGCCCGGGGCGAGTACGTCGACCAGCTGGCGGCCTGGCGGGAGCACTTCCCGGCCGAGCAGATGCACGTGATCTGCGCCGAGCGGTTCTTCTCCAACCCCGCGTCGACCTACGCCGGCGTGCTGCGCTTCCTCGGCCTGCCCGACCCGCCGAGCGCGCCCGGGTTCAAGGCCTACAATGCACGTCCGGCTGCGGGCATGGCGGCCGAGACACGTGAGCGGCTCGAGCGGCACTACGCCGAGCCGAACCGGAGGCTGGAGGAGTTCCTGGGCATGCGGATGGGATGGCCGGCGGGCGAACGCGACCGGGCCGAGCGGTGA
- a CDS encoding sulfotransferase encodes MTMDWQDHRFVFVGGLHRSGTTLLARCLAEHPDVSGFSGTRAPEDEGQHLQNVYQPGRAYGGPGRFGFDPEAHLTETSALVSDASRTRLLEQWGKYWDATRPVLLEKSPPNLIRSRFLQALFPDSRMVMILRHPIAVAAATRRFGRKRRTWRRMSYSSLVEHWLHCHELMLEDAGSIDHMLVMRYEEFVSSPDERLADVYRFLGLEPRPSGLHVRTDINDSYFRRWSLARHNPGTGSDIEKAMETLEERVARFGYSLRKPQTLTPLQGVR; translated from the coding sequence ATGACGATGGACTGGCAGGACCACAGGTTCGTTTTTGTCGGCGGCCTGCATCGCAGCGGCACCACGCTGCTCGCCCGCTGTCTGGCCGAGCACCCCGACGTGAGCGGCTTCTCCGGCACGCGCGCGCCCGAGGACGAGGGCCAGCACCTCCAGAACGTCTACCAGCCTGGGCGCGCCTACGGCGGGCCGGGGCGGTTCGGCTTCGACCCGGAGGCGCATCTCACCGAGACCTCGGCGCTCGTCTCCGACGCCAGCCGCACCCGCCTGCTCGAGCAGTGGGGGAAGTACTGGGATGCGACCCGGCCGGTGCTGCTCGAGAAGTCGCCGCCGAACCTGATCCGCTCGCGCTTCCTGCAGGCGCTCTTCCCCGACTCGCGCATGGTGATGATCCTGCGCCACCCGATCGCCGTGGCGGCCGCGACGCGCCGGTTCGGGCGCAAGCGGCGGACGTGGCGGCGGATGTCCTACTCCTCGCTCGTCGAGCACTGGCTGCACTGCCACGAGCTGATGCTCGAGGACGCGGGGTCGATCGATCACATGCTCGTCATGCGCTACGAGGAGTTCGTCTCGAGCCCGGACGAGCGGCTCGCCGACGTCTACCGGTTCCTCGGCCTCGAGCCGCGCCCGAGCGGCCTTCACGTGCGCACCGACATCAACGACTCGTACTTCCGGCGCTGGTCGCTTGCGCGCCACAACCCGGGTACGGGGTCGGACATCGAGAAGGCGATGGAGACGCTCGAGGAGCGGGTCGCCCGCTTCGGCTACAGCCTCCGGAAGCCGCAGACGCTGACGCCTCTGCAGGGAGTGCGCTGA
- a CDS encoding sulfotransferase yields the protein MSGVPVLYIGGWGRSGSTLLAHVLAEVPGFVSVGELRYVWQAGPEANELCGCGLTFDECPFWTAVGQEAFGGWENIDVNEVLALESAVLRHRNVPLLLMGKLAPEHERKVKRYAELTASLYRAIQKVSGAEVVVDSTKNPPYAYFLRAAQASGLRLRVLHLVRDSRGAAHSWAKRMARPEITNGDAFFQEFSPLKAGVRWMECNLAFEALRRLRVPTVGMRYEALAADPRGELERMFAEMGEAGEHDLSAVGDSVEVSGQHSVRGNPMRFAHGRQKVRTDEAWRTGMAAKTRSIVVLVTWPLLLRYGYLRQHG from the coding sequence GTGAGCGGCGTCCCCGTCCTCTACATCGGCGGGTGGGGGAGGAGCGGCTCGACGCTGCTCGCCCACGTCCTCGCCGAGGTGCCGGGCTTCGTCTCGGTCGGCGAGCTGCGCTACGTCTGGCAGGCCGGCCCCGAGGCCAACGAGCTCTGCGGCTGCGGCCTCACGTTCGACGAGTGCCCGTTCTGGACGGCGGTCGGACAGGAGGCGTTCGGCGGCTGGGAGAACATCGACGTGAACGAGGTGCTCGCGCTCGAGAGCGCCGTCCTGCGCCACCGCAACGTCCCGCTGCTCCTGATGGGGAAGCTCGCGCCCGAGCACGAGCGCAAGGTCAAGCGCTACGCCGAGCTGACGGCGAGCCTCTACCGGGCGATCCAGAAGGTGTCCGGCGCCGAGGTGGTGGTCGACTCGACCAAGAACCCGCCGTACGCCTACTTCCTGCGGGCCGCGCAGGCGTCCGGGCTGCGGCTGCGGGTGCTGCACCTCGTCCGCGACAGCCGCGGCGCCGCCCACTCGTGGGCGAAGCGGATGGCCCGGCCCGAGATCACGAACGGCGACGCCTTCTTCCAGGAGTTCTCGCCCCTCAAGGCGGGCGTCCGCTGGATGGAGTGCAACCTCGCGTTCGAGGCGCTGCGGCGGCTGCGCGTGCCTACGGTCGGCATGCGGTACGAGGCGCTCGCGGCCGACCCCCGCGGCGAGCTCGAGCGCATGTTCGCCGAGATGGGCGAGGCCGGCGAGCACGACCTCTCGGCGGTGGGCGACTCGGTCGAGGTGTCCGGCCAGCACAGCGTCCGCGGCAACCCGATGCGGTTCGCACACGGGCGACAGAAGGTGCGCACCGACGAGGCCTGGCGCACCGGCATGGCCGCGAAGACGCGGTCGATCGTCGTGCTCGTGACGTGGCCGCTCTTGCTCCGGTACGGCTACCTGCGCCAGCACGGCTGA
- a CDS encoding glycosyltransferase, which yields MPAVHEPVRGAVGGAAQVLSRRARDRRAVLSARLPLVFVTVGTDYHPFDRMSRFIDGWLEGGGSEVARCFVQTGTSAVPKLAEHRQYLGHEEMDAMVREATVVVCHGGPGTIMLASTLGKRPIVVPRRKQFGEHVDDHQLAFAQRIARDGAILLAQSDDELRSCLDGALGLAGSAAELPPAGAGPGPAVAAFEQLIDELLNKTRTPKRRAVGSDPATRRSA from the coding sequence GTGCCGGCCGTTCACGAGCCTGTTCGTGGTGCAGTGGGAGGAGCAGCGCAAGTTCTATCCCGGCGCGCGCGTGATCGGCGGGCTGTTCTGAGCGCCCGGCTGCCACTCGTCTTCGTCACGGTCGGGACGGACTACCACCCGTTCGACCGCATGTCGCGCTTCATCGACGGTTGGCTCGAGGGCGGCGGCTCCGAGGTCGCCCGCTGCTTCGTGCAGACCGGCACGTCGGCCGTTCCGAAGCTGGCCGAGCACCGCCAGTACCTCGGCCACGAGGAGATGGACGCGATGGTGCGCGAGGCGACCGTGGTGGTCTGCCACGGCGGGCCGGGCACGATCATGCTGGCCTCGACCCTCGGCAAGCGGCCGATCGTCGTCCCCCGGCGCAAGCAGTTCGGCGAGCACGTGGACGACCACCAGCTCGCCTTCGCCCAGCGCATCGCCCGCGACGGGGCGATCCTCCTGGCCCAGTCCGACGACGAGCTGCGCTCGTGCCTCGACGGCGCGCTCGGCCTGGCCGGCTCGGCCGCCGAGCTTCCGCCCGCCGGCGCCGGCCCCGGACCCGCCGTGGCGGCGTTCGAGCAGCTGATCGACGAGCTCCTCAACAAGACGCGTACGCCCAAGCGTCGAGCCGTGGGCTCGGATCCCGCGACCCGGCGGTCGGCGTGA
- the pssD gene encoding PssD/Cps14F family polysaccharide biosynthesis glycosyltransferase — MLVCSSGGHLIQLHQLKPWWSKHERKWVTFDLPDSRSLLEGEDVAWAHFPTTRNLRNTIRNLVLAARMVPRYRPDVVVSDGAGVAFPFFIVARVMRVPTVYLEVYDRIDSPTLTGKLCRPFTSLFVVQWEEQRKFYPGARVIGGLF, encoded by the coding sequence ATGCTGGTCTGCTCGTCCGGCGGCCATCTCATCCAGCTTCACCAACTCAAGCCGTGGTGGAGCAAGCACGAGCGCAAGTGGGTCACCTTCGACCTGCCCGACAGCCGCTCGCTGCTCGAGGGTGAGGACGTCGCCTGGGCGCACTTCCCGACGACGCGCAACCTGCGCAACACCATCCGGAACCTCGTCCTCGCGGCGCGGATGGTGCCGCGCTACCGCCCGGACGTGGTCGTGTCGGACGGCGCGGGCGTGGCCTTCCCGTTCTTCATCGTGGCCCGGGTCATGCGCGTGCCGACGGTCTATCTCGAGGTGTACGACCGGATCGACTCGCCCACGCTGACCGGCAAGCTGTGCCGGCCGTTCACGAGCCTGTTCGTGGTGCAGTGGGAGGAGCAGCGCAAGTTCTATCCCGGCGCGCGCGTGATCGGCGGGCTGTTCTGA
- a CDS encoding Wzz/FepE/Etk N-terminal domain-containing protein — MENGWYESVSLSDYIGVVWRRKWIVLLVTVMVTAAAVGFSERQQKLYAATSQLVNTTAAANTSSGKNAPTNAWSAAHAPLLATTQAASWVVKQSGLKGLSAAQLLSETKVAADPLVDAIDFTVTDPNAATAQRLANLWAVQSGSYANRLDQAGIEASIANLTKQQDIAQALSQAYQDKKAATAQTTVTVTVNVDGETITRTITPASASILTNTITADGTKIVQKQISKQSVTNQLAPKQAQPASQTQPKTSRNAAIGLVLGLILGIILAFLQDLLDTRVRTVAEVGRRLRLPLLASIPARPRALREYAVVLLSPQGAAQMPTAEAYRIFKLNLASTLRRGMKVIMFTSASDDEGTSTTVANLAVALTRAGQHVVVVDANMRRPALGSFFGLDDRMGVSDILSGHSQLGDALTIVDVSREHPVEVGSNGTSTTSGGGLLEVLPAGPIPGDAAELLDSRAMTELLRELRGRADVVLVDAPPMLPVTDAMVLGTKVDAVVAVARARLASRPHLVALGRALDACAAPRLGFVFVGGTQDESQEYGGYLGGTAPTEAMPHPSQTRETELL, encoded by the coding sequence GTGGAAAACGGTTGGTATGAGTCCGTCTCACTGAGCGACTACATCGGTGTCGTCTGGCGGCGCAAGTGGATCGTCCTGCTCGTGACCGTCATGGTCACGGCGGCCGCCGTCGGGTTCTCGGAGCGCCAGCAGAAGCTCTACGCCGCGACCTCGCAGCTTGTGAACACGACCGCCGCCGCGAACACCTCCTCGGGCAAGAACGCCCCCACCAACGCCTGGTCGGCCGCGCATGCACCACTCCTTGCGACCACCCAGGCCGCGAGTTGGGTCGTCAAGCAGTCGGGGCTCAAGGGCCTCAGCGCCGCACAGCTCCTGAGCGAGACCAAGGTGGCGGCCGACCCGCTCGTCGACGCAATCGACTTCACGGTCACCGACCCGAATGCGGCGACCGCGCAGCGCCTGGCCAACCTCTGGGCGGTCCAGAGCGGCTCGTATGCGAACCGGCTCGACCAGGCCGGCATCGAGGCGTCGATCGCGAACCTGACCAAGCAGCAGGACATCGCGCAGGCGCTCTCGCAGGCGTATCAGGACAAGAAGGCCGCGACCGCGCAGACGACCGTCACAGTCACGGTGAACGTCGACGGGGAGACGATCACGCGGACGATCACACCGGCTTCGGCCTCGATCCTTACCAACACGATCACGGCCGACGGTACAAAGATCGTCCAGAAGCAGATTTCGAAGCAGAGCGTCACGAACCAGCTCGCCCCCAAGCAGGCGCAGCCCGCCAGCCAGACCCAGCCGAAGACGAGCCGCAACGCCGCCATCGGCCTGGTGCTCGGCCTGATCCTGGGCATCATCCTGGCCTTCCTCCAGGACCTGCTCGACACGCGCGTCCGCACCGTGGCCGAGGTCGGCCGCCGGCTGCGGCTGCCGCTGCTCGCGAGCATCCCGGCCCGGCCGCGCGCGCTGCGCGAGTACGCCGTCGTCCTGCTCTCGCCGCAGGGCGCCGCCCAGATGCCGACCGCCGAGGCGTACCGCATCTTCAAGCTGAACCTCGCCTCGACGCTGCGCCGCGGCATGAAGGTCATCATGTTCACGAGTGCCTCCGATGACGAGGGGACGTCGACCACCGTCGCGAACCTCGCCGTCGCGCTCACCCGCGCCGGTCAGCATGTGGTCGTCGTCGACGCGAACATGCGCCGGCCTGCCCTCGGGAGCTTCTTCGGCCTCGACGACCGCATGGGCGTGAGCGACATCCTCTCCGGCCACAGCCAGCTCGGCGACGCCCTGACGATCGTCGACGTGAGCCGCGAGCATCCCGTCGAGGTCGGCTCCAACGGCACGTCGACGACCAGCGGCGGCGGCCTGCTCGAGGTGCTGCCGGCCGGCCCGATCCCCGGCGATGCGGCCGAGCTGCTCGACAGCCGGGCGATGACCGAGCTCCTGCGCGAGCTGCGCGGCCGCGCGGACGTCGTCCTCGTGGACGCCCCGCCGATGCTGCCCGTCACCGACGCGATGGTGCTCGGCACGAAGGTCGACGCCGTGGTCGCGGTCGCCCGCGCCCGGCTCGCCAGCCGGCCCCACCTGGTCGCGCTCGGCCGCGCGCTCGACGCGTGCGCCGCGCCCCGCCTGGGCTTCGTCTTCGTGGGCGGCACCCAGGACGAGTCGCAGGAGTACGGCGGCTACCTCGGCGGGACGGCCCCGACGGAGGCCATGCCGCATCCCAGCCAGACGCGGGAGACAGAGCTCCTGTGA
- a CDS encoding GAF domain-containing sensor histidine kinase yields MTRSAGDSSVAEPSGAALRAVGEVIAAMAVAPSLEATLQGLVRAARTLASCRYAAVGVPDGSGGFSHFITAGMSAELIAAIGRLPRTHGLLSAMLERPQPHRTSDISKDPRFEWWPAAHPRMTSFLGVPILSAGEVVGAFYLTDKIGSDEFSDQDQELIELFAAHAAVAIATARVHERSRELTVVEERNRLARDLHDAVSQTLFSLTLTAEAASELLDRDTEAARAQLAEVRRLAGEAREEMRSLVFQLRPADLEADGLVATLRKHVEVLGRVHAADVELTVRGRAEPDASVQREVYRIAQEALQNALKHSGAGRIGVELDLEPALTRLVITDDGSGFDPADPRVRSQHLGVTVMAERARAVGGRLDLRSAPGEGTTVTAEVPGG; encoded by the coding sequence ATGACGCGATCCGCAGGCGACTCGAGCGTCGCTGAGCCCTCCGGGGCGGCGCTGCGCGCAGTCGGCGAGGTGATCGCCGCGATGGCGGTGGCGCCCTCGCTGGAGGCCACCCTCCAGGGACTCGTGCGCGCGGCCCGCACGCTCGCGAGCTGCCGCTACGCCGCGGTCGGCGTGCCGGACGGGAGCGGCGGCTTCTCGCACTTCATCACCGCCGGGATGAGCGCCGAGCTGATCGCCGCCATCGGCCGGCTGCCACGCACGCACGGGCTGCTGAGCGCGATGCTCGAGCGGCCGCAGCCGCACCGCACCTCGGACATCTCGAAGGATCCACGCTTCGAGTGGTGGCCGGCGGCGCACCCGCGCATGACGTCGTTCCTGGGCGTCCCCATCCTGTCGGCCGGCGAGGTCGTCGGCGCCTTCTACCTGACCGACAAGATCGGCTCCGACGAGTTCTCCGACCAGGATCAGGAGCTCATCGAGCTCTTCGCCGCCCACGCCGCGGTGGCGATCGCCACGGCGCGCGTGCACGAGCGGAGCCGCGAGCTCACGGTCGTCGAGGAGCGAAACCGGCTGGCGCGCGACCTGCACGACGCCGTCTCGCAAACGCTCTTCTCGCTCACGCTCACCGCCGAGGCAGCGTCGGAGCTGCTCGACCGCGACACGGAGGCCGCCCGGGCACAGCTGGCCGAGGTGCGCCGGCTGGCGGGCGAGGCGCGCGAGGAGATGCGCTCGCTCGTCTTCCAGCTGCGGCCCGCCGACCTCGAGGCCGACGGGCTCGTCGCCACGCTGCGAAAGCATGTCGAGGTGCTGGGCCGCGTGCACGCGGCCGACGTCGAGCTGACGGTGCGCGGGCGGGCCGAGCCGGACGCCTCCGTCCAACGGGAGGTCTACCGGATCGCCCAGGAGGCCCTGCAGAACGCGCTCAAGCATTCGGGCGCCGGCCGGATCGGCGTCGAGCTCGACCTCGAGCCCGCGCTGACGCGGCTCGTCATCACCGACGACGGGTCAGGGTTCGACCCCGCCGACCCGCGGGTGCGCTCGCAGCACCTGGGCGTCACGGTGATGGCCGAGCGCGCGCGTGCCGTCGGCGGCCGGCTCGACCTGCGCTCGGCGCCGGGCGAGGGCACGACGGTGACGGCCGAGGTGCCCGGTGGCTGA
- a CDS encoding response regulator transcription factor: MADRPIRVLIADDHPVVRQGLRTYLELQPDIEVAGEAGGGFDAAAQAEKLSPDVVLLDMVMPEGDGLEALRRIRAGRGTPRVVVLTSFPADDRVVDAMRAGAAGYLLKDAQPAELLAAIRSAHSGGSPLHPEAAARLVGELRRPADAAAELTAREREVLELIARGMPNKAIALRLSLSEKTVKAHVSAILRKLDVTDRTQAALKAVREHLVDLDGG, encoded by the coding sequence GTGGCTGACCGGCCGATCCGGGTGCTGATCGCCGACGATCACCCGGTCGTGCGCCAGGGTCTTCGCACCTACCTCGAGCTGCAGCCGGACATCGAGGTCGCCGGCGAGGCCGGCGGCGGATTCGACGCAGCCGCCCAGGCCGAGAAGCTCTCGCCCGACGTCGTCCTGCTCGACATGGTGATGCCGGAGGGCGACGGCCTCGAGGCGCTGCGCCGGATCCGCGCCGGCCGGGGCACGCCCCGCGTCGTCGTGCTGACGAGCTTCCCCGCCGACGACCGCGTCGTCGACGCGATGCGGGCGGGCGCCGCCGGCTACCTGCTCAAGGACGCCCAGCCGGCCGAGCTCCTGGCCGCGATCCGCTCGGCGCACTCGGGCGGCTCGCCGCTCCACCCCGAGGCGGCGGCCCGGCTGGTGGGCGAGCTGCGCCGCCCGGCCGACGCCGCGGCCGAGCTGACCGCCCGCGAGCGCGAGGTGCTCGAGCTGATCGCCCGCGGCATGCCGAACAAGGCCATCGCCCTTCGGCTGTCGCTCTCGGAGAAGACCGTGAAGGCCCACGTCTCCGCGATCCTGCGCAAGCTGGACGTGACCGACCGCACCCAGGCGGCGCTGAAAGCCGTGCGCGAGCACCTGGTCGACCTCGACGGCGGATAG